In a single window of the Saccharothrix australiensis genome:
- a CDS encoding FAD-dependent oxidoreductase yields MAHETVTASHSLWTSDARGDAFPPAHDCRVDVAVVGGGIAGMTTALRLKRAGRTVAVIEAERVGGGVSGNNTAKVTALQSTVYSSITDRHGYRAAADYAAASLAGVAEVAALAGSIDCDLRRAPAYTYAISPDELPAVEHEALAAARAGLPVDRDRGEGIGVPFEVFGAVRLDDQLALHPVRYVRGLADLVDGHGSHVFERSRATRVEDGDPCRVRTATGVVTADRVVVATHYPILDRGLYFARLEPTRAYCVAVRLRSGAPPTGLAISAGSPSWSLSAYEDLLILCGRSHPTGERPGDPYGALTAFAHEHWDVDRVVHRWSAQDPSAYDGLPMIGPYTPGSTRLYVATGFMKWGLSTGTFAAMILSDLINGVDNPWAGRFDPHRFDLKSAPKLLELNGKAAASLIGDRLRRPDTRDLSDVPRGQARVVGKSGVYRDEDGALHAVSLRCTHLGCLVRFNDAERSWDCPCHGSRFDVDGNVLEGPATKPLPRHDLDC; encoded by the coding sequence ATGGCCCACGAAACGGTGACCGCGAGCCACTCGCTGTGGACGTCCGACGCGCGCGGCGACGCCTTCCCCCCGGCGCACGACTGCCGGGTCGACGTCGCCGTGGTCGGCGGCGGCATCGCCGGCATGACCACCGCGCTGCGCCTCAAGCGGGCGGGCCGGACGGTGGCGGTGATCGAGGCGGAACGCGTCGGTGGCGGGGTGAGCGGCAACAACACCGCCAAGGTGACCGCGCTCCAGTCCACCGTGTACTCCAGCATCACCGACCGGCACGGCTACCGGGCCGCCGCCGACTACGCGGCGGCGAGCCTCGCGGGCGTCGCCGAGGTCGCCGCCCTGGCCGGGTCGATCGACTGCGACCTGCGCCGCGCGCCCGCCTACACCTACGCGATCAGCCCGGACGAGCTGCCCGCCGTCGAGCACGAGGCGCTGGCCGCCGCGCGGGCGGGCCTGCCGGTCGACCGCGACCGGGGCGAGGGCATCGGCGTCCCGTTCGAGGTGTTCGGCGCGGTCCGGCTGGACGACCAGCTGGCCCTGCACCCCGTCCGGTACGTGCGGGGCCTGGCGGACCTGGTCGACGGGCACGGCAGCCACGTGTTCGAGCGCAGCCGGGCGACGCGGGTCGAGGACGGCGACCCGTGCCGGGTGCGCACCGCGACCGGCGTGGTCACCGCCGACCGCGTCGTGGTCGCGACCCACTACCCCATCCTGGACCGGGGCCTGTACTTCGCGCGCCTGGAGCCGACGCGGGCGTACTGCGTGGCCGTGCGCCTGCGGTCCGGCGCGCCGCCCACCGGGCTGGCCATCAGCGCCGGCAGCCCGTCGTGGTCGCTGTCCGCCTACGAGGACCTGCTGATCCTGTGCGGTCGCAGCCACCCCACCGGCGAGCGGCCCGGCGACCCGTACGGCGCGCTGACGGCGTTCGCCCACGAGCACTGGGACGTCGACCGCGTCGTCCACCGCTGGTCCGCGCAGGACCCGAGCGCCTACGACGGGCTGCCCATGATCGGCCCGTACACGCCCGGCTCGACCAGGCTCTACGTCGCGACCGGCTTCATGAAGTGGGGGCTGTCGACCGGGACGTTCGCGGCGATGATCCTGTCCGACCTGATCAACGGCGTCGACAACCCGTGGGCGGGGCGCTTCGACCCGCACCGCTTCGACCTCAAGTCCGCGCCGAAGCTGCTGGAGCTGAACGGGAAGGCCGCCGCGTCCCTGATCGGCGACCGGCTGCGCCGGCCGGACACCCGCGACCTCTCCGACGTGCCGCGCGGGCAGGCGCGCGTGGTCGGCAAGTCGGGCGTCTACCGGGACGAGGACGGCGCGCTGCACGCGGTCTCGCTGCGCTGCACCCACCTGGGGTGCCTGGTGCGGTTCAACGACGCCGAGCGCAGCTGGGACTGCCCGTGCCACGGTTCCCGGTTCGACGTGGACGGCAACGTCCTGGAAGGACCCGCGACCAAGCCGCTCCCCCGCCACGACCTGGACTGCTGA
- a CDS encoding DUF6098 family protein, giving the protein MSTVEPDTSGGLPTLTDLADLVALVEARGSELFVRWSKGPDADAGGCSRDGLTGVRLPGLSANPLAVESWWGDRSLKVWVARRLHDYRHLPERRGPGVRPWVLAGTEAGRGPDNEPLVRCREPVAWISDGVLRQCEQLVRQHSGEWGSLDREK; this is encoded by the coding sequence ATGAGCACAGTGGAACCGGACACCTCGGGGGGCCTGCCCACGTTGACCGACCTCGCGGACCTGGTGGCGCTGGTCGAGGCGCGCGGGTCGGAGCTGTTCGTGCGCTGGTCGAAGGGACCGGACGCGGACGCGGGCGGGTGCAGCCGCGACGGGTTGACCGGCGTCCGCCTGCCGGGGCTCTCGGCGAACCCGCTCGCGGTCGAGTCGTGGTGGGGCGACCGGTCGCTGAAGGTGTGGGTCGCGCGCCGCCTGCACGACTACCGGCACCTGCCCGAGCGGCGGGGGCCCGGCGTCCGGCCGTGGGTGCTGGCCGGCACGGAGGCCGGGCGCGGACCGGACAACGAGCCGCTGGTGCGGTGCCGCGAGCCGGTGGCGTGGATCTCCGACGGTGTGCTGCGGCAGTGCGAGCAGCTGGTGCGGCAGCACAGCGGCGAATGGGGCTCGCTGGACCGCGAGAAGTGA
- a CDS encoding alpha/beta hydrolase, giving the protein MRPLRTLAATALLTAALVTPPARASTGCADTDLPVSLGLFAQTAHGRLCLPAGTPPDAVQLLVHGATYNRTYWDLPHRAHHYSYQRDMARRGIATFAVDAIGSGDSSRPLSTLISGSGQASVVHQVVGRLRAGVLGHSFDRVVLVGHSMGSGLAVLVAAEHHDVDGVVLTGYRHSVDVARFTRLFVEGIRPAALDPALSRRGGDPGYLTTAPGARYLFHDPGVVEPGVLAADEETKDQVPATVVPDLLPPAFLSPLSRRIDVPVLLVNGARDAIFCAGRCESAAALLDAERPFFHPRTPVEAFVLPDAGHTLGYAPNAADYRAAVHDWMKAHFGG; this is encoded by the coding sequence GTGCGCCCACTCCGCACCCTGGCCGCGACAGCGCTGCTCACCGCGGCCCTCGTCACCCCTCCCGCACGGGCCTCGACGGGGTGCGCGGACACCGACCTGCCGGTCTCGCTCGGGCTGTTCGCCCAGACCGCGCACGGCCGGCTGTGCCTGCCCGCCGGGACGCCGCCCGACGCGGTGCAGCTGCTGGTGCACGGCGCGACCTACAACCGCACCTACTGGGACCTGCCGCACCGCGCGCACCACTACTCCTACCAGCGGGACATGGCGCGGCGCGGCATCGCCACGTTCGCCGTCGACGCCATCGGCTCGGGCGACAGCTCCCGGCCGCTCAGCACCCTGATCAGCGGCAGCGGCCAGGCTTCCGTGGTGCACCAGGTGGTCGGCCGGCTGCGGGCAGGCGTCCTCGGGCACTCGTTCGACCGGGTCGTGCTGGTGGGCCACTCCATGGGTTCCGGCCTGGCGGTGCTGGTCGCCGCCGAGCACCACGACGTGGACGGCGTCGTCCTCACCGGCTACCGCCACTCGGTGGACGTCGCGCGGTTCACGCGGCTGTTCGTCGAGGGCATCCGGCCCGCCGCGCTGGACCCGGCGCTGTCCCGCCGCGGCGGCGACCCCGGCTACCTCACCACCGCGCCCGGCGCCCGGTACCTGTTCCACGACCCCGGCGTGGTGGAGCCGGGCGTGCTGGCGGCCGACGAGGAGACCAAGGACCAGGTGCCGGCCACGGTCGTGCCCGACCTGCTGCCGCCGGCCTTCCTGAGCCCGTTGAGCAGGCGGATCGACGTGCCGGTGCTGCTGGTCAACGGCGCGCGCGACGCGATCTTCTGCGCGGGCCGGTGCGAGAGCGCGGCGGCGCTGCTCGACGCCGAGCGACCGTTCTTCCACCCGCGCACGCCGGTGGAGGCGTTCGTGCTGCCCGACGCCGGGCACACCCTCGGCTACGCGCCCAACGCCGCCGACTACCGCGCGGCCGTCCACGACTGGATGAAAGCGCACTTCGGCGGCTGA
- a CDS encoding GNAT family N-acetyltransferase, which produces MTSPRVHLREITDENRAAVCALRVHPGQRQFVDSVADSLAEAAATPEAAPWYRAIYAGDVPVGFVMLSWNAPPGPGVLGPYYLWRLLVDRDHQGRGFGRAALAQVIDLVRAAGGAELFTSYQPGYGEPLPFYRRFGFVPTGEVDEGEIVLRLALGTA; this is translated from the coding sequence ATGACTTCGCCACGGGTGCACCTGCGGGAGATCACCGACGAGAACCGCGCGGCGGTGTGCGCGTTGCGGGTGCACCCCGGCCAGCGGCAGTTCGTCGACTCCGTCGCCGACTCGCTCGCCGAAGCGGCGGCCACGCCCGAGGCCGCGCCCTGGTACCGCGCGATCTACGCCGGTGACGTGCCGGTCGGGTTCGTGATGCTGAGCTGGAACGCGCCGCCCGGACCGGGCGTCCTCGGGCCTTACTACCTGTGGCGGCTGCTGGTCGACCGCGACCACCAGGGTCGCGGCTTCGGGCGCGCCGCGCTGGCGCAGGTCATCGACCTCGTGCGCGCGGCGGGCGGCGCGGAGCTGTTCACCAGCTACCAACCCGGCTACGGCGAGCCGTTGCCGTTCTACCGGCGGTTCGGGTTCGTGCCGACCGGTGAGGTCGACGAGGGCGAGATCGTCCTGCGGCTGGCGCTGGGCACGGCCTGA
- a CDS encoding NAD(P)/FAD-dependent oxidoreductase, which produces MVATARLQPLPPAASVVIIGGGVVGVALAFHLAEAGVTDVVLLERAGLGSGSTCRAAGGVRAQFSDEVNIRLGARGLAAYARFPCRPGQEIDLRRVGYLFLLSEPDHVADFERHVALQNRLGVPSRLIDARAARRLSPLVETGDVLAAAFSPDDGHCTPESVVLGYATAARRLGATLLTGTTVVGLEVAGDEVRAVRTDRGPIRAGTVVCAAGAWSGGVGAMAGVDLPVTPLRRQVVFTGPVPDLPPALPMTIDFSSSFYFHREGPGLLVGMSDPAEEPGFHLRYSDAWVPRLTEVIARRAPALLDVGLHGGWAGLYEVTPDHNALIGRAAHPSNFLYATGFSGHGFLQAPAVAEVVRDLCLGRTPFVDVGPLSADRFRADAPAPRPETNVV; this is translated from the coding sequence GTGGTCGCCACCGCCCGCCTCCAGCCGTTGCCGCCCGCCGCTTCCGTCGTGATCATCGGCGGCGGTGTCGTCGGCGTCGCCCTCGCGTTCCACCTCGCCGAGGCGGGCGTGACCGACGTCGTGCTGCTGGAGCGCGCCGGACTCGGCTCCGGCTCCACCTGCCGCGCGGCGGGCGGCGTGCGCGCCCAGTTCTCCGACGAGGTGAACATCCGGCTCGGCGCGCGCGGCCTGGCCGCGTACGCCCGGTTCCCGTGCCGCCCCGGCCAGGAGATCGACCTGCGCCGCGTCGGCTACCTCTTCCTGCTGTCCGAACCGGACCACGTGGCCGACTTCGAGCGCCACGTCGCGCTCCAGAACCGCCTGGGCGTGCCGAGCCGCCTGATCGACGCCCGCGCGGCGCGCCGGCTCTCACCGCTGGTCGAGACCGGTGACGTGCTGGCGGCGGCGTTCTCGCCCGACGACGGCCACTGCACGCCCGAGTCCGTCGTCCTAGGCTACGCCACCGCCGCGCGCCGGCTGGGCGCGACCCTCCTCACCGGCACGACGGTGGTCGGCCTGGAGGTGGCCGGCGACGAGGTCCGCGCCGTGCGCACCGACCGGGGCCCGATCCGGGCCGGCACGGTGGTGTGCGCGGCGGGCGCGTGGTCGGGTGGGGTCGGCGCGATGGCGGGCGTCGACCTGCCGGTGACCCCGCTGCGGCGGCAGGTCGTGTTCACCGGGCCGGTGCCCGACCTGCCGCCGGCGCTGCCGATGACGATCGACTTCTCGTCGTCGTTCTACTTCCACCGCGAGGGCCCCGGCCTGCTGGTCGGCATGTCGGACCCGGCGGAGGAGCCCGGCTTCCACCTCCGGTACTCCGACGCCTGGGTGCCGCGCCTGACCGAGGTCATCGCCCGCCGCGCGCCCGCCCTGCTGGACGTCGGGCTGCACGGCGGGTGGGCCGGCCTGTACGAGGTGACACCGGACCACAACGCGCTGATCGGCCGGGCCGCCCACCCGTCGAACTTCCTGTACGCCACGGGGTTCTCCGGCCACGGCTTCCTCCAGGCCCCCGCGGTCGCCGAGGTGGTGCGCGACCTGTGCCTGGGTCGCACGCCGTTCGTCGACGTGGGTCCGCTGTCCGCCGACCGGTTCCGCGCCGACGCGCCCGCGCCGCGGCCCGAGACCAACGTCGTGTGA
- a CDS encoding phosphotransferase, producing the protein MRDLPKDLTEDRVVAGLRAFGVTARAVTYAPVGFGDYHWAVDGGDARWFATVADLAHKPHGDTGPLDALRRAMDTAAALAAPFVVAPLRATGGTTVVPLDERYALSVFPYVDGEAGEFGQRLTDDGHDRVLELLADLHRAAPPATTPVAEVSFPGRRDLDAVLREPDEPWTGGPCSAPARDLLASRAEVVRARLAEFDRLAEEVRRDGGPVVVTHGEPHPGNLVLTERGPRLVDWDTVGLAVPERDLAVLPEDRSTRRYAELTGHVPRAAALALYRLRWSLLDVAEFVAWFRAPHSASPDTETAWRGFVETLDHLAG; encoded by the coding sequence GTGCGTGATCTTCCGAAGGACTTGACCGAGGACCGGGTCGTGGCGGGGCTGCGCGCGTTCGGCGTCACGGCGCGGGCCGTGACCTACGCCCCGGTGGGTTTCGGCGACTACCACTGGGCCGTCGACGGCGGCGACGCGCGCTGGTTCGCCACCGTCGCCGACCTGGCGCACAAGCCGCACGGCGACACCGGTCCGCTGGACGCCCTGCGCCGCGCGATGGACACCGCGGCGGCGTTGGCCGCGCCGTTCGTCGTGGCGCCGCTGCGCGCCACCGGCGGCACCACGGTCGTGCCGCTGGACGAGCGCTACGCGCTGAGCGTCTTCCCTTACGTGGACGGCGAAGCGGGCGAGTTCGGGCAGCGGTTGACCGACGACGGGCACGACCGGGTGCTGGAACTGCTCGCCGACCTGCACCGCGCCGCACCGCCCGCGACGACCCCCGTGGCGGAGGTGTCCTTCCCCGGGCGGCGCGACCTCGACGCCGTGCTCCGCGAGCCGGACGAGCCCTGGACGGGCGGTCCGTGCTCCGCGCCCGCGCGCGACCTGCTGGCGTCCCGCGCGGAGGTCGTCCGCGCCCGGCTGGCCGAGTTCGACCGGCTGGCGGAGGAGGTGCGGCGCGACGGCGGCCCGGTGGTCGTGACGCACGGCGAACCGCACCCCGGCAACCTGGTCCTCACCGAGCGCGGCCCGCGCCTGGTCGACTGGGACACCGTCGGCCTGGCCGTGCCCGAACGCGACCTGGCCGTGCTGCCGGAGGACCGGTCGACGCGCCGGTACGCGGAGCTGACCGGCCACGTCCCGCGCGCCGCCGCGCTGGCGCTGTACCGGTTGCGGTGGAGCCTGCTGGACGTGGCGGAGTTCGTCGCGTGGTTCCGCGCACCGCACAGCGCGTCACCCGACACGGAGACCGCGTGGCGCGGGTTCGTCGAGACGCTCGACCACCTGGCCGGGTAG
- a CDS encoding magnesium transporter CorA family protein encodes MYRHGVLEAEGFPIGELSGRLRDDDTTVWVDLCGPSQADLAAIADELGLHELAVEDALHPHERPKLDRYDTHCFLSAYAVRLDPDSGRLSTFELSAFLTPRALVTVRADDRFDMAAVTARWDESRQLAGSGVGFLAHGLLDAVVDGHFEAVQALDDRIEHLEDLVFADHPDDRHVQRRALALRKSLVVLRRVVLPMREVVNGLMRHDLVDDRIMPYYHDVYDHVLRATEWTESLRETVATIRETQLGIQANRLNSIMKKVTGWAAVIAVPTAITGFYGQNVPYPGFEQPWGFWVSTAVIAVLSAGLYALFKRRDWL; translated from the coding sequence CTGTACCGGCACGGTGTGCTGGAGGCCGAGGGGTTCCCCATCGGCGAGCTGTCCGGACGCCTGCGGGACGACGACACCACGGTGTGGGTGGACCTGTGCGGCCCGTCGCAGGCGGACCTCGCGGCCATCGCCGATGAGCTGGGCCTGCACGAGCTGGCCGTGGAGGACGCGCTGCACCCCCACGAGCGCCCCAAGCTGGACCGCTACGACACGCACTGCTTCCTGTCCGCCTACGCCGTGCGGCTGGACCCGGACTCGGGGCGGTTGAGCACGTTCGAGCTGTCGGCGTTCCTCACCCCGCGCGCGCTCGTGACGGTCCGGGCCGACGACCGGTTCGACATGGCCGCCGTCACCGCCCGGTGGGACGAGTCGCGGCAGCTCGCCGGCAGCGGCGTCGGGTTCCTGGCGCACGGCCTGCTGGACGCCGTGGTGGACGGCCACTTCGAGGCCGTGCAGGCGCTGGACGACCGCATCGAGCACCTGGAGGACCTGGTCTTCGCCGACCACCCGGACGACCGGCACGTGCAGCGGCGGGCGCTGGCGCTGCGCAAGTCGCTGGTGGTGCTGCGCCGGGTCGTGCTGCCGATGCGCGAGGTGGTCAACGGCCTGATGCGCCACGACCTCGTGGACGACCGGATCATGCCGTACTACCACGACGTCTACGACCACGTGCTGCGGGCGACGGAGTGGACGGAGTCGTTGCGGGAGACCGTGGCGACCATCCGCGAGACGCAGCTCGGCATCCAGGCCAACCGGTTGAACTCCATCATGAAGAAGGTGACGGGCTGGGCGGCGGTGATCGCCGTGCCGACCGCGATCACCGGGTTCTACGGGCAGAACGTGCCCTACCCCGGTTTCGAGCAGCCGTGGGGCTTCTGGGTGTCCACCGCGGTGATCGCGGTGCTCTCGGCTGGGCTGTACGCGTTGTTCAAGCGCCGCGACTGGCTCTGA
- a CDS encoding GAF domain-containing sensor histidine kinase, which translates to MTGPDGGPPHRLLGGLRLDELLDEMRERLTEIGSTRDKMQRLLDAVLAVGAGLELDSTLQRIVQVAADLVGARYGALGVLGTRADLAEFVHVGIDAVTRSRMGHLPEGKGLLGVLIKDPRPIRLHDLGTHPASVGFPPNHPPMHSFLGVPVRVRDEVFGNLYMAEKTDGSDFTADDEVVLAALAAAAGVAIENARLFERSRMRERRLEAAAEINSVLLGGASEQDALELVARRTRELAAASSALIVLAEDGGRLRVAAGAGTRAESLVGDVPGGGPLVAEVLASAVPVLVDDLDGRLGVDLVDAGPGVAVPLRTGSTVRGVLLVARDKGAARFGPDQVPLLASFADQAAVALEFAENQRARSLVELLEDRERIARDLHDHVIQRLFATGMSLQGALGAIRQPPVRERVERAVRQLDETVLEIRTTIFDLQGADDAPGLRRRLLDLVSELTAPAALRASVRMTGTVDNSVPDDVAEHAEAVVREAVSNAVRHARAAELTVTVEAGDHLTITVVDDGVGMPDQVARSGLHNLQRRAEGLGGTLAVTGEAGGGTRLAWRVPLS; encoded by the coding sequence GTGACCGGACCGGACGGGGGTCCACCGCACCGCCTGCTCGGCGGGCTGCGGCTGGACGAGTTGCTGGACGAGATGCGCGAGCGGCTGACCGAGATCGGGTCGACGCGGGACAAGATGCAGCGCCTGCTGGACGCCGTGCTCGCCGTGGGCGCCGGCCTGGAGCTGGACTCGACGTTGCAGCGGATCGTCCAGGTCGCGGCCGACCTGGTGGGCGCGCGGTACGGCGCGCTGGGCGTGCTGGGCACGCGGGCGGACCTGGCGGAGTTCGTGCACGTCGGCATCGACGCCGTGACCAGGTCGCGCATGGGCCACCTGCCGGAGGGGAAGGGCCTGCTCGGCGTGCTGATCAAGGACCCGCGCCCGATCCGCCTGCACGACCTGGGCACGCACCCCGCGTCGGTGGGCTTCCCGCCCAACCACCCGCCGATGCACAGCTTCCTGGGCGTGCCGGTGCGCGTGCGCGACGAGGTGTTCGGCAACCTGTACATGGCGGAGAAGACCGACGGGTCGGACTTCACCGCCGACGACGAGGTGGTGCTGGCGGCGTTGGCGGCGGCGGCCGGCGTGGCGATCGAGAACGCCCGGCTGTTCGAGCGGTCCCGGATGCGGGAGCGCAGGCTGGAGGCCGCGGCCGAGATCAACTCCGTGCTGCTGGGCGGCGCGTCGGAGCAGGACGCGCTGGAGCTGGTCGCCCGGCGGACGCGGGAGCTGGCGGCGGCGTCGTCGGCGCTGATCGTGCTGGCCGAGGACGGTGGGCGGCTGCGCGTCGCGGCGGGCGCGGGCACGCGGGCCGAGTCGCTGGTCGGTGACGTGCCGGGCGGCGGGCCGCTCGTGGCGGAGGTGCTGGCGTCGGCCGTGCCGGTGCTCGTCGACGACCTCGACGGCAGGCTGGGCGTGGACCTGGTCGACGCGGGTCCGGGTGTGGCGGTGCCGCTGCGGACCGGGTCGACGGTGCGCGGCGTGCTGCTCGTGGCGCGGGACAAGGGCGCGGCGCGGTTCGGGCCGGACCAGGTGCCGCTGCTGGCGTCGTTCGCCGACCAGGCGGCGGTGGCGCTGGAGTTCGCGGAGAACCAGCGGGCGCGGAGCCTGGTGGAGCTGCTGGAGGACCGCGAGCGCATCGCCCGCGACCTGCACGACCACGTGATCCAGCGGCTGTTCGCCACCGGGATGAGCCTCCAGGGCGCGCTGGGCGCGATCCGGCAGCCGCCCGTGCGGGAGCGGGTGGAGCGCGCGGTGCGGCAGCTGGACGAGACCGTGCTGGAGATCCGGACGACGATCTTCGACCTCCAGGGCGCCGACGACGCGCCCGGCCTGCGGCGCAGGTTGTTGGACCTGGTGTCGGAGCTGACCGCGCCCGCGGCGCTGCGGGCGTCGGTGCGGATGACCGGCACGGTCGACAACTCGGTGCCCGACGACGTCGCCGAGCACGCCGAGGCGGTGGTGCGCGAGGCGGTGAGCAACGCGGTCCGGCACGCCCGCGCCGCGGAGCTGACGGTGACCGTCGAGGCGGGCGACCACCTGACGATCACGGTGGTGGACGACGGGGTCGGCATGCCGGACCAGGTCGCGCGGAGCGGGTTGCACAACCTCCAGCGGCGGGCGGAGGGGCTGGGTGGGACGCTGGCGGTCACCGGCGAGGCCGGCGGTGGCACGCGGCTCGCGTGGCGGGTTCCGCTGTCCTGA
- a CDS encoding response regulator — protein MGARVFLVDDHEVVRVGVRELLNDADDLEVVGEAGSVAEALARVPVSEADVAVLDVRLPDGNGIELCRELRSRLPELRCLMLTSFTDDEALFDAIMAGAAGFVLKRIVGTDLVSAVRTVAAGESLLDARSTSALLSRIRREREEGDPVRALTEQERVVLDHIGNGLTNRQIAERMFLAEKTVKNYVSHLLTKLGLERRTQAAVLATRLRRPASSSREDG, from the coding sequence GTGGGCGCGAGGGTGTTCCTGGTGGACGACCACGAGGTGGTGCGGGTCGGGGTCAGGGAGCTCCTGAACGACGCGGACGACCTGGAGGTCGTCGGCGAGGCCGGTTCGGTGGCCGAGGCGCTGGCCCGCGTGCCGGTCAGCGAGGCGGACGTGGCCGTGCTGGACGTGCGCCTGCCCGACGGCAACGGCATCGAGCTGTGCCGCGAGCTGCGGTCGCGGCTGCCGGAGCTGCGGTGCCTCATGCTGACCTCGTTCACCGACGACGAGGCGCTGTTCGACGCGATCATGGCGGGGGCGGCGGGTTTCGTGCTCAAGCGCATCGTGGGCACCGACCTGGTGTCGGCCGTGCGCACGGTGGCCGCCGGCGAGTCCCTGCTCGACGCCCGGTCGACGTCGGCGCTGCTCAGCCGCATCCGGCGGGAACGCGAGGAGGGCGACCCGGTCCGCGCGCTGACCGAGCAGGAACGGGTGGTGCTCGACCACATCGGCAACGGGCTGACCAACCGGCAGATCGCCGAGCGGATGTTCCTGGCGGAGAAGACCGTCAAGAACTACGTCTCCCACCTGCTGACCAAGCTCGGGCTGGAGCGCCGCACCCAGGCCGCCGTCCTGGCGACGCGCCTGCGCCGACCCGCCTCGTCGTCCCGCGAGGACGGCTGA
- a CDS encoding universal stress protein, protein MSVPIVVGVDGSASALTAVGWAAEEAARHRVPLKLVHAYLLPTRGYPDVILIGHEVRQALEEQGRRWLAEAEAAARAAADVEVVVSLEHSGAAGAMVWESKRSRLVVLGSRGLGGFAGVLVGSVAVAVVTHGECPVVVVRGATPAGGPVVVGVDGSPASEQAVAFAFEAASTRGAPLTAVHAWTDFAVDGPYGDRLAVEWARVEDEERRVLAERLAGWQERYPDVRVDRVVVRERPARALPALAADARLLVVGSRGRGGFKGMLLGSTSQTLVHHSPCPLAVVRPPSTD, encoded by the coding sequence ATGAGCGTTCCGATCGTGGTGGGCGTGGACGGTTCGGCGTCGGCGCTGACGGCTGTCGGGTGGGCCGCCGAGGAGGCCGCCCGGCACCGCGTGCCGCTCAAGCTCGTGCACGCCTACCTGCTGCCCACGCGTGGCTACCCGGACGTCATCCTCATCGGGCACGAGGTGCGCCAGGCCCTGGAGGAGCAGGGCAGGCGGTGGCTGGCCGAGGCGGAGGCCGCCGCCCGCGCCGCGGCCGACGTCGAGGTCGTGGTGTCGCTGGAGCACTCCGGCGCGGCGGGCGCGATGGTGTGGGAGTCCAAGCGGTCGCGACTGGTCGTGCTCGGGTCGCGCGGGCTCGGCGGGTTCGCGGGCGTGCTGGTCGGCTCGGTCGCGGTGGCCGTCGTGACGCACGGCGAGTGCCCCGTCGTGGTGGTGCGCGGTGCGACGCCCGCCGGGGGCCCGGTGGTGGTCGGGGTGGACGGCTCGCCGGCGAGCGAGCAGGCCGTGGCGTTCGCGTTCGAGGCCGCGTCGACGCGCGGCGCACCGCTGACGGCCGTGCACGCGTGGACCGACTTCGCGGTCGACGGGCCGTACGGCGACCGGCTCGCGGTGGAGTGGGCGCGGGTGGAGGACGAGGAGCGCCGCGTGCTGGCCGAACGCCTCGCCGGGTGGCAGGAGCGGTACCCGGATGTCAGGGTGGACCGCGTGGTGGTGCGCGAACGGCCGGCGCGCGCGTTGCCGGCGCTCGCGGCGGACGCCCGCCTGCTGGTGGTGGGCAGCCGGGGCCGGGGCGGCTTCAAGGGGATGCTGCTCGGGTCCACCAGCCAGACCCTGGTCCACCACTCGCCGTGCCCGCTGGCCGTGGTGCGCCCGCCCTCGACGGACTGA